A region of Solanum dulcamara chromosome 7, daSolDulc1.2, whole genome shotgun sequence DNA encodes the following proteins:
- the LOC129895918 gene encoding putative hydrolase C777.06c, with protein MTVFLGIVRPPSHSVFYITRFTRQFSFINNNSISISRKRFSRFKPVFTASLHSSSASSQNGAEVSAHQSEIIFLGTGTSEGIPRVSCLTKPLKTCPVCSKAAEPGSRNRRLNTSILIRHTRPAGNYNILIDVGKFFYHSAMRWFPAYGIRTIDAVIITHSHADAIGGMDDLRDWTNNVQPSIPIYVASRDFEVMKKTHYYLIDKSDIIPGAAVSELQFNIIKEDPFIVHDLKVIPLPVWHGSGYRSLGFRFGNTCYISDVSDIPEETYPLLQDCELLIMDALRPDRSSATHFGLPRALEEVRKIKPKRTLFTGMMHLMDHEVVNERLLKLRETEGMDVQLSYDGLRVPVSL; from the exons ATGACGGTCTTTCTCGGAATTGTTCGTCCTCCTTCTCATTCAGTCTTCTATATCACTCGTTTCACTCGCCAATTTTCTTTCATCAATAACAATTCAATCTCAATATCTAGAAAAAGGTTTTCTCGATTCAAACCTGTTTTCACAGCTTCTCTTCATTCTA GTTCTGCAAGTTCTCAGAATGGAGCTGAGGTATCTGCACATCAATCTGAGATAATATTTTTGGGAACAGGAACAAGTGAAGGAATTCCTCGAGTGAGCTGCCTCACTAAACCCTTGAAGACGTGCCCT GTGTGCTCAAAAGCTGCTGAGCCGGGTAGCAGAAATAGGAGACTGAACACCAGCATCCTTATTCGCCATACCAGGCCCGCGGGCAACTATAACATTCTTATAGATGTTGGCAA GTTCTTCTACCATAGTGCTATGAGATGGTTTCCTGCTTATGG GATAAGAACAATTGACGCGGTCATTATAACTCATTCTCATGCTGATGCAATTGGAG GTATGGATGATCTTCGCGATTGGACTAACAATGTCCAGCCCTCTATTCCTATTTATGTGGCAAGTCGTGATTTTGAG gTGATGAAGAAAACTCACTATTATTTGATAGACAAAAGTGATATCATTCCGGGAGCTGCAGTCTCAGAGTTgcaatttaacatcataaaggAAGATCCATTCATTGTACATGATCTTAAG GTAATTCCTTTGCCAGTGTGGCATGGTTCCGGTTATCGTTCTTTGGGCTTTCGATTTGGGAATACATGTTATATCAG TGATGTAAGTGATATACCCGAAGAAACTTACCCACTTTTACAGGACTGTGAACTCCTTATCATG GATGCTTTGCGACCAGATAGATCTTCCGCAACACATTTTGGACTTCCAAGG GCTCTGGAGGAAGTGcgaaaaatcaaaccaaaaagaACACTTTTCACTG GTATGATGCATCTCATGGATCATGAAGTAGTAAATGAAAGGCTACTGAAACTGAGGGAGACGGAAGGCATGGATGTGCAACTTAGCTATGATGGACTTCGAGTACCAGTGAGCTTGTAA
- the LOC129894954 gene encoding protein indeterminate-domain 7-like: MMMKGLMNQQTQVPVIVVEENMSNLTSASGEASVSSSNRNDNNNIYPPHQYKFTPPNQQNQPVQQIKKKRNQPGNPDPDAEVIALSPKTLMATNRFVCEICNKGFQRDQNLQLHRRGHNLPWKLKQRTSKEIRKKVYVCPETSCVHHDPTRALGDLTGIKKHFCRKHGEKKWKCEKCSKRYAVQSDWKAHSKTCGTKEYRCDCGTLFSRRDSFITHRAFCDALAEESARAITGNPILPSQAGSSTSQMNFQFQPFNHEIPATFSMKKEQQTGFNLRPEIPPWLLVGGGGGPGHGPPPPPPINLSSSIFQSSRFSDQGYTQSHHQQDFMNPNPSLSGPTSGAMASPHISATALLQKAAQMGATMSNKASTVSAVSSGPGPTMLMRPHQIHVSATAAAESVINATDFGLNLSSREDLTTGFFNSLASYGNKAANSTASAVVAPATIPLSSAPHLTPSSLQDMMNSFSSANPTGFEGSNFEDPFSSIAILNPKNDNGGNDDMTKDFLGLRPLSHSDIFNIAGLVNTTSNENQSQNHKTWQS; this comes from the exons atgatgatgaaaggTTTAATGAATCAACAAACTCAAGTACCTGTTATTGTTGTGGAGGAGAACATGTCCAATTTAACTTCTGCATCTGGTGAAGCAAGTGTATCTTCTTCCAAtagaaatgataataataatatctatcCTCCTCATCAGTATAAATTTACTCCTCCAAATCAACAAAATCAACCTGTACAACAAATCAAGAAGAAGAGAAATCAACCAGGCAATCCAG ACCCAGATGCTGAAGTGATAGCTTTGTCACCCAAGACACTAATGGCAACCAATAGATTTGTTTGTGAAATCTGTAACAAAGGATTTCAAAGAGATCAGAATCTGCAACTTCACAGAAGAGGACACAACTTGCCATGGAAGCTCAAGCAGAGAACAAGCaaagaaattagaaaaaaagtgTATGTTTGCCCAGAAACCAGCTGTGTTCATCATGACCCAACAAGAGCTCTTGGAGATCTCACTGGAATCAAAAAACACTTTTGTAGAAAACATGGTGAGAAAAAGTGGAAATGTGAGAAATGTTCAAAGCGTTATGCAGTTCAATCGGACTGGAAAGCTCACTCCAAAACTTGTGGCACAAAAGAGTATAGATGTGACTGTGGAACTCTTTTTTCAAG gAGGGATAGTTTCATAACTCACAGAGCATTTTGCGATGCGTTAGCGGAAGAAAGTGCAAGAGCGATAACAGGAAATCCAATTCTCCCGTCTCAAGCTGGTTCTTCGACATCTCAAATGAATTTTCAGTTTCAACCATTTAACCATGAAATTCCAGCTACATTTTCTATGAAGAAAGAGCAACAAACCGGTTTCAATTTGAGGCCTGAGATTCCGCCATGGCTATTGGTTGGAGGTGGTGGTGGTCCTGGACATGGTCCTCCACCGCCACCGCCTATTAACCTAAGCTCCTCCATCTTCCAATCATCTAGGTTCAGTGATCAGGGCTACACGCAGAGCCACCACCAACAAGACTTCATGAACCCTAACCCTAGTCTATCCGGTCCTACATCTGGAGCAATGGCCTCTCCACATATTTCTGCAACTGCGTTGTTGCAGAAGGCAGCTCAGATGGGTGCTACCATGAGTAACAAAGCGAGTACTGTTTCTGCAGTTTCATCAGGCCCAGGCCCAACCATGCTGATGAGACCCCACCAAATTCACGTGtctgctactgctgctgctgaGTCTGTTATCAACGCAACAGATTTTGGACTCAATTTGTCTTCACGTGAAGACCTCACCACTGGTTTTTTCAATAGCTTGGCTTCATATGGGAATAAAGCTGCTAATTCTACTGCCTCTGCTGTTGTTGCTCCTGCTACAATCCCATTATCAAGTGCACCTCATCTCACTCCTTCTTCTCTTCAGGATATGATGAATTCCTTCTCTTCCGCTAATCCTACAGGATTCGAAGGATCAAATTTCGAAGATCCATTTAGCAGCATTGCCATTTTGAATCCAAAGAACGATAATGGCGGTAACGATGATATGACCAAAGATTTCTTAGGCTTAAGACCTCTTTCTCATAGCGACATTTTCAATATAGCTGGTCTAGTTAATACTACTTCCAACGAAAATCAGTCCCAAAATCACAAAACATGGCAAAGTTAA
- the LOC129895122 gene encoding DUF724 domain-containing protein 1-like produces MLIDKVELAKGNESASPAFKSPFTIGDEIEVTREEVGYSGAHYEAVIVEPLKPTAPSTTPKCLSKKRGFWVQYKHLLSDQGESVPKREFIRKQSLIRPAPPVAKWDQRRSFRVDDVVDAFHLAGWWPGVVVSIVWDDGGNNGCRFRVAFKDPDEEIEFAEHDLRLHLDWDGGNWVRPCPPHEKMPLQLGTSSPTLNHMIKGTTSSKKKLETDTRTDEARPPKKLRSRKHIVETLENQELPRPFVSGKAFTRKSRLLDFVESQDYFENVVDMGILVPCVHSLKHTGDEDGKLSNFEFPIVEGSRGSRVRSTVDLSDHKSFAVTQGLEKQVVESTLHDSVNEPNATNQAELSSSKTNGINTSAGASAAVVQPCAGTTTPETELRLVLPFIKNSALWREFESMEVFTKIPQNPHFSPVAQYEENKREEVALLKMTKYVFFVERIPKLTVAELSSSTLISEMLDTIKDLEEYGFDFIPIKRHLNDLMLNNEKQTQLRSRLEEEVGKIRKCCLDKAIAKNQINKIALKIKDLEKELMSAKTKIETMEHHIKVSGSVKGAICDDIRHVELDFEATVASVKQIFS; encoded by the exons ATGTTAATCGATAAAGTGGAATTAGCTAAGGGAAATGAATCAGCATCACCTGCTTTCAAATCGCCCTTCACCATCGGCGATGAAATCGAGGTTACCAGAGAGGAAGTGGGATATAGTGGAGCTCACTACGAAGCCGTCATTGTCGAACCATTGAAGCCAACGGCTCCATCTACGACCCCTAAATGCTTAAGTAAGAAAAGGGGATTTTGGGTTCAGTATAAGCATTTGTTATCTGACCAAGGTGAATCCGTACCTAAACGTGAATTCATCAGAAAACAGTCCCTTATACGACCGGCACCACCGGTTGCGAAGTGGGATCAGCGGCGGTCTTTTCGAGTGGACGATGTTGTTGATGCATTTCATCTTGCAGGGTGGTGGCCTGGGGTTGTTGTTTCAATTGTTTGGGATGATGGTGGTAATAATGGTTGTAGGTTCCGGGTGGCTTTCAAGGACCCGGATGAGGAAATTGAATTTGCTGAACATGACTTGAGGTTACATCTTGATTGGGATGGTGGAAATTGGGTCCGTCCATGTCCGCCTCATGAAAAG ATGCCTCTTCAATTGGGAACTTCAAGTCCTACATTAAATCACATGATCAAGGGAACAACCTCTTCTAAGAAGAAACTGGAAACAGATACTAGGACTGATGAGGCACGGCCTCCAAAGAAGTTAAGAAGTAGAAAACATATTGTAGAAACTTTGGAGAATCAAGAATTACCTAGACCTTTTGTATCTGGGAAGGCATTT ACTAGAAAATCAAGATTACTTGATTTTGTAGAAAGCCAAGATTACTTTGAAAATGTGGTTGATATGGGAATCCTTGTGCCCTGTGTCCACTCTCTCAAGCACACCGGAGATGAGGATGGGAAGCTAAGTAATTTTGAATTTCCGATTGTTGAG GGTAGCAGGGGTAGCAGAGTAAGAAGTACCGTGGACCTGTCTGACCATAAATCATTTGCTGTGACACAAG GTTTGGAGAAACAAGTAGTTGAAAGCACTCTCCATGACTCGGTTAATGAACCAAATGCAACAAATCAAGCTGAGTTATCTTCAAGTAAAACTAATGGGATAAATACTTCAGCAG GAGCCTCTGCTGCAGTAGTCCAACCATGTGCTGGGACCACTACGCCTGAGACTGAGCTGAGGTTGGTATTGCCATTTATAAAGAACTCCGCTCTTTGGAGAGAATTTGAATCCATGGAAGTATTTACAAAAATTCCGCAAAATCCACATTTTTCACCTGTAGCACAATATGAGGAGAATAAACGAGAAGAAGTAGCTTTACTAAAGATGACAAAGTATGTTTTCTTTGTTGAAAGGATACCAAAGTTAACTGTTGCAGAACTTAGTAGTTCAACTCTCATTAGTGAGATGCTGGACACTATCAAGGACTTGGAGGAGTATGGATTTGATTTTATTCCAATTAAACGTCATTTGAACGATTTGATGTTGAACAACGAGAAGCAAACTCAACTTCGAAGCAGGTTGGAAGAAGAGGTGGGTAAAATCAGAAAATGCTGTCTTGACAAAGCAATAGCTAAAAACCAGATTAACAAGATTGCTTTGAAGATAAAGGATCTAGAGAAAGAACTTATGTCAGCCAAAACCAAGATTGAGACGATGGAGCATCATATCAAGGTATCGGGATCTGTAAAGGGTGCCATTTGTGATGACATTCGCCATGTTGAGCTTGATTTTGAAGCAACAGTGGCTTCAGTGAAGCAAATCTTCAGCTGA
- the LOC129896151 gene encoding chaperonin CPN60-like 2, mitochondrial isoform X2: MFRAAAAVASSIRSSTSRKLVSSRIISSRNYVAKDISFGSHARLAMLQGVNELAEAVKVTMGPKGRNVIIEKSPGNPKVTKDGVTVAKSINFEEKAKNVGADLVKQVANATNSVAGDGTTCATVLTQAIFTEGCKAVAAGVSVMDLRNGINMAVDAVVADLKSRAVMISTPEEITQVGAVSANGEREIGELIARAMEKVGKEGVITVADGNTLDDGLEVVEGMKLGRGYISPYFVTDSKTQRCELENPLILIHDKKISDLNSLVRILELALKRRMPLLIVAEDVESDALAILILNKHRAGIKVCAIKAPGFGDNRRANLEDLAVLTGGEVISEERGLDLNKVQFDMLGTAKKVTVSLDDTLVLHGGGDKKLIEERCEQLRVAKEKSSAMFDKEKAQERLLKLSGGVAVFKVGGASEAEVGERKDRVTDALNATRAAVEEGIVPGGGVALLYATKCLKGLQTANEGQKRGVEIIENALKAPTFTIASNAGADSALVVGKLLEQNDLNLGYDAAKGTYGHMVKSGIIDPLKVVRTALVDAASVSLLLTTTEAAIVDHQGEKNPLANRMPNMGGMY, encoded by the exons ATGTTCAGAGCTGCTGCAGCTGTTGCTTCATCAATAAG GTCATCAACTTCCAGGAAATTG GTTTCTAGTAGGATTATTTCCAGCAGAAATTATGTTGCCAAGGATATCAGTTTTGGTAGCCACGCACGGTTAGCCATGTTACAGGGGGTCAATGAGCTTGCAGAAGCTGTAAAAGTCACTATGGGACCAAAG GGTCGTAATGTGATTATAGAGAAAAGCCCTGGGAATCCCAAGGTCACAAAGGATGGTGTCACTGTAGCCAAAAGCATCAACTTTGAGGAGAAGGCAAAGAATGTGGGAGCTGATCTTGTGAAGCAGGTTGCTAATGCTACTAATTCAGTTGCTGGAGATG GTACTACCTGTGCAACTGTGCTTACTCAGGCAATTTTCACAGAAGGTTGCAAAGCTGTTGCTGCAGGTGTAAGCGTGATGGATTTGCGTAATGGTATTAACATGGCTGTTGATGCTGTTGTTGCTGACTTGAAGAGCAGAGCAGTCATGATTAGCACCCCGGAGGAAATTACACAG GTGGGTGCTGTATCTGCAAATGGTGAACGTGAAATTGGGGAACTAATAGCTCGAGCCATGGAAAAAGTTGGGAAGGAAGGAGTGATTACTGTTGCT GATGGAAATACCTTAGATGATGGGTTGGAAGTGGTAGAAGGCATGAAGCTTGGCCGTGGTTATATATCTCCTTATTTTGTCACGGACTCAAAGACTCAAAGATGT GAATTGGAAAATCCATTGATCCTCATTCATGACAAGAAAATCTCAGATTTGAACTCGCTTGTGCGGATATTAGAGCTTGCTCTTAAG AGAAGGATGCCTCTGTTAATTGTTGCTGAAGATGTGGAAAGTGATGCATTAGCTATTCTTATCCTAAACAAGCATCGTGCTGGGATTAAG GTCTGTGCCATTAAAGCTCCTGGTTTTGGGGATAATAGAAGAGCCAACTTGGAGGACCTAGCAGTTCTTACTGGAGGAGAG GTCATTAGTGAAGAACGTGGTTTGGATCTAAACAAAGTTCAATTTGATATGCTTGGTACTGCGAAAAAG GTTACTGTTTCCCTTGATGACACCTTAGTTCTGCATGGAGGTGGTGACAAAAAGCTAATTGAAGAAAGGTGTGAGCAG CTAAGGGTAGCCAAGGAAAAGAGTAGTGCTATGTTTGATAAGGAGAAAGCTCAAGAGCGTTTGTTAAAGCTATCTGGTGGTGTTGCTGTTTTCAAG GTTGGAGGGGCCAGTGAGGCGGAAGTTGGGGAAAGGAAAGATAGGGTTACTGATGCCTTAAATGCAACAAGGGCTGCTGTGGAAGAGGGCATTGTTCCAG GTGGTGGTGTTGCTCTCCTTTATGCAACCAAATGTCTTAAAGGCCTTCAGACTGCAAATGAAGGCCAAAAAAGGGGAGTTGAGATCATTGAGAATGCTCTCAAG GCACCTACTTTTACAATAGCTTCAAATGCTGGCGCAGATAGTGCCTTGGTTGTAGGCAAGCTCTTGGAACAAAATGATCTGAATCTAGGATATGATGCAGCTAAAG GTACCTACGGTCACATGGTGAAGTCTGGAATTATTGATCCCCTGAAAGTAGTTAGAACAGCATTGGTGGATGCTGCCAG TGTCTCTTTGCTATTGACGACAACTGAGGCTGCCATTGTGGACCATCAAGGAGAGAAAAACCCACTTGCAAACCGTATGCCAAACATGGGTGGCATGTACTAG
- the LOC129896151 gene encoding chaperonin CPN60-like 2, mitochondrial isoform X1, which yields MFRAAAAVASSIRSSTSRKLVKYLVSSRIISSRNYVAKDISFGSHARLAMLQGVNELAEAVKVTMGPKGRNVIIEKSPGNPKVTKDGVTVAKSINFEEKAKNVGADLVKQVANATNSVAGDGTTCATVLTQAIFTEGCKAVAAGVSVMDLRNGINMAVDAVVADLKSRAVMISTPEEITQVGAVSANGEREIGELIARAMEKVGKEGVITVADGNTLDDGLEVVEGMKLGRGYISPYFVTDSKTQRCELENPLILIHDKKISDLNSLVRILELALKRRMPLLIVAEDVESDALAILILNKHRAGIKVCAIKAPGFGDNRRANLEDLAVLTGGEVISEERGLDLNKVQFDMLGTAKKVTVSLDDTLVLHGGGDKKLIEERCEQLRVAKEKSSAMFDKEKAQERLLKLSGGVAVFKVGGASEAEVGERKDRVTDALNATRAAVEEGIVPGGGVALLYATKCLKGLQTANEGQKRGVEIIENALKAPTFTIASNAGADSALVVGKLLEQNDLNLGYDAAKGTYGHMVKSGIIDPLKVVRTALVDAASVSLLLTTTEAAIVDHQGEKNPLANRMPNMGGMY from the exons ATGTTCAGAGCTGCTGCAGCTGTTGCTTCATCAATAAG GTCATCAACTTCCAGGAAATTGGTAAAATATCTA GTTTCTAGTAGGATTATTTCCAGCAGAAATTATGTTGCCAAGGATATCAGTTTTGGTAGCCACGCACGGTTAGCCATGTTACAGGGGGTCAATGAGCTTGCAGAAGCTGTAAAAGTCACTATGGGACCAAAG GGTCGTAATGTGATTATAGAGAAAAGCCCTGGGAATCCCAAGGTCACAAAGGATGGTGTCACTGTAGCCAAAAGCATCAACTTTGAGGAGAAGGCAAAGAATGTGGGAGCTGATCTTGTGAAGCAGGTTGCTAATGCTACTAATTCAGTTGCTGGAGATG GTACTACCTGTGCAACTGTGCTTACTCAGGCAATTTTCACAGAAGGTTGCAAAGCTGTTGCTGCAGGTGTAAGCGTGATGGATTTGCGTAATGGTATTAACATGGCTGTTGATGCTGTTGTTGCTGACTTGAAGAGCAGAGCAGTCATGATTAGCACCCCGGAGGAAATTACACAG GTGGGTGCTGTATCTGCAAATGGTGAACGTGAAATTGGGGAACTAATAGCTCGAGCCATGGAAAAAGTTGGGAAGGAAGGAGTGATTACTGTTGCT GATGGAAATACCTTAGATGATGGGTTGGAAGTGGTAGAAGGCATGAAGCTTGGCCGTGGTTATATATCTCCTTATTTTGTCACGGACTCAAAGACTCAAAGATGT GAATTGGAAAATCCATTGATCCTCATTCATGACAAGAAAATCTCAGATTTGAACTCGCTTGTGCGGATATTAGAGCTTGCTCTTAAG AGAAGGATGCCTCTGTTAATTGTTGCTGAAGATGTGGAAAGTGATGCATTAGCTATTCTTATCCTAAACAAGCATCGTGCTGGGATTAAG GTCTGTGCCATTAAAGCTCCTGGTTTTGGGGATAATAGAAGAGCCAACTTGGAGGACCTAGCAGTTCTTACTGGAGGAGAG GTCATTAGTGAAGAACGTGGTTTGGATCTAAACAAAGTTCAATTTGATATGCTTGGTACTGCGAAAAAG GTTACTGTTTCCCTTGATGACACCTTAGTTCTGCATGGAGGTGGTGACAAAAAGCTAATTGAAGAAAGGTGTGAGCAG CTAAGGGTAGCCAAGGAAAAGAGTAGTGCTATGTTTGATAAGGAGAAAGCTCAAGAGCGTTTGTTAAAGCTATCTGGTGGTGTTGCTGTTTTCAAG GTTGGAGGGGCCAGTGAGGCGGAAGTTGGGGAAAGGAAAGATAGGGTTACTGATGCCTTAAATGCAACAAGGGCTGCTGTGGAAGAGGGCATTGTTCCAG GTGGTGGTGTTGCTCTCCTTTATGCAACCAAATGTCTTAAAGGCCTTCAGACTGCAAATGAAGGCCAAAAAAGGGGAGTTGAGATCATTGAGAATGCTCTCAAG GCACCTACTTTTACAATAGCTTCAAATGCTGGCGCAGATAGTGCCTTGGTTGTAGGCAAGCTCTTGGAACAAAATGATCTGAATCTAGGATATGATGCAGCTAAAG GTACCTACGGTCACATGGTGAAGTCTGGAATTATTGATCCCCTGAAAGTAGTTAGAACAGCATTGGTGGATGCTGCCAG TGTCTCTTTGCTATTGACGACAACTGAGGCTGCCATTGTGGACCATCAAGGAGAGAAAAACCCACTTGCAAACCGTATGCCAAACATGGGTGGCATGTACTAG